The following proteins are co-located in the Bubalus bubalis isolate 160015118507 breed Murrah chromosome 23, NDDB_SH_1, whole genome shotgun sequence genome:
- the A1CF gene encoding APOBEC1 complementation factor isoform X6: protein MRMMMDFNGNNRGYAFVTFSNKQEAKNAIKQLNNYEIRNGRLLGVCASVDNCRLFVGGIPKTKKREEILSEMKKVTEGVVDVIVYPSAADKTKNRGFAFVEYENHRAAAMARRKLLPGRIQLWGHPIAVDWAEPEVEVDEDTMNSVKILYVRNLMLSTSEEMIEKEFNNIKPGAVERVKKIRDYAFVHFTNREDAVEAMKALNGKVLDGSPIEVTLAKPVDKDSYVRYTRGTGGRGPMLQGEYTYSLGHVYDPTTTYLGAPVFYAPQAYTAIPSLHFPTTKGHLGNRAIIRAPSVREIYMNVPVGAAGVRGLGGRGYLAYTGLGRGYQVKGDKREDKLYDLLPGMELTPMNPVTLKPQGIKLAPQILEEICQKNNWGQPVYQLHSAIGQDQRQLFLYKITIPALASQNPAIHPFTPPKLSAYVDEAKTYAAEYTLQALGIPTDGADAQTAAAAAASATAFPGYAVPSPTASVSAAQLKQAVTLGQDLAAYAAYEHLAHHPAFRDSYIILRSAMDSLTHLY, encoded by the exons AAATGGGCGTCTCTTAGGGGTTTGTGCCAGTGTGGACAACTGCCGATTGTTTGTCGGGGGAATTCCAAAGaccaaaaagagagaagaaatcttATCAGAGATGAAAAAGGTCACCGAAGGAGTCGTGGATGTCATCGTCTATCCAAGTGCTGCAGATAAAACCAAAAACCGCGGCTTTGCCTTCGTGGAATATGAGAATCACCGGGCAGCTGCCATGGCCCGGAGGAAGCTTCTCCCAG GAAGAATTCAGTTATGGGGACATCCTATTGCAGTAGACTGGGCAGAACCAGAAGTAGAAGTTGATGAAGACACAATGAACTCAGTGAAAATCCTGTACGTTAGAAACCTAATGCTGTCTACCTCAGAAGAGATGATTGAGAAAGAATTCAATAATATTAAACCAG GTGCTGTGGAAAGGGTGAAGAAAATCCGAGACTATGCTTTTGTGCACTTCACTAACCGAGAAGATGCAGTGGAGGCTATGAAAGCTTTAAATGGGAAG GTGCTGGATGGGTCCCCCATTGAAGTGACCCTAGCCAAACCAGTGGACAAGGACAGTTATGTTAGGTACACCCGAGGAACGGGTGGAAGGGGCCCCATGTTGCAGGGAGAGTATACCTACTCTTTGGGCCATGTTTATGATCCCACCACCACCTACCTTGGAGCGCCTGTCTTCTATGCCCCCCAGGCCTACACAGCAATTCCCAGCCTTCATTTCCCAACCACCAAAGGACATCTTGGCAACAGGGCCATTATCCGGGCCCCTTCTGTTAGAG AAATTTACATGAATGTACCTGTAGGGGCTGCGGGAGTGAGAGGCCTGGGCGGCCGTGGCTATTTGGCTTACACAGGCCTGGGCCGGGGATACCAGGTcaaaggagacaagagagaaGACAAACTCTATGACCTTTTACCTGGGATGGAGCTCACCCCAATGAATCCTGTCACTTTAAAGCCTCAAGGAATTAAACTTGCTCCCCAG ATATTGGAAGaaatttgtcagaaaaataactgGGGACAACCTGTGTATCAACTTCACTCTGCCATTGGACAAGACCAAAGACAACTCTTCTTATACAAAATAACCATTCCTGCCCTGGCCAGCCAGAATCCTGCCAT CCATCCTTTCACACCTCCGAAGCTAAGTGCCTATGTGGATGAAGCAAAGACATACGCGGCCGAGTACACCCTGCAGGCCCTGGGCATCCCCACTGATGGAGCCGACGCCCAGACCGCAGCTGCTGCCGCCGCTTCTGCTACCGCGTTTCCAG gctacGCTGTCCCCAGTCCAACTGCATCTGTGTCTGCAGCCCAGCTCAAGCAAGCGGTGACCCTGGGACAAGACTTGGCAGCATATGCAGCGTATGAG CACCTAGCCCACCATCCAGCATTCAGAGACAGTTATATCATCTTACGTTCAGCCATGGACTCTCTAACCCACTTGTACTAA